From Bacillus sp. FSL K6-3431, the proteins below share one genomic window:
- a CDS encoding lasso peptide biosynthesis PqqD family chaperone: MIINQHISIDHKVKQGEGNIVSDIGDEKVMLSINNGKYYNLGEMGGEIWDLMKEPMEVKQVVNSLLASFQVERKECEEQVIIFLNHLFDEGLVEIVKESI, from the coding sequence ATGATCATTAATCAACATATTTCAATAGACCATAAGGTGAAACAAGGTGAGGGTAATATTGTTAGCGATATTGGTGACGAGAAAGTGATGCTAAGCATTAACAATGGGAAATACTACAACTTAGGTGAGATGGGTGGAGAAATCTGGGATTTAATGAAGGAACCGATGGAGGTAAAACAAGTGGTTAATAGCTTATTAGCAAGTTTTCAAGTAGAGCGAAAAGAGTGCGAGGAGCAAGTCATCATCTTTTTAAATCACTTATTTGACGAAGGTTTAGTTGAAATTGTTAAAGAGAGTATTTAA
- a CDS encoding lasso peptide biosynthesis B2 protein, producing MRLISKLKFILTLHPKTIFLFIEALLFLGWARILKKMPFAKVAPSLGDHMHETSHRYIEQNNERVKNISHAIHIMSKYTIWESQCLVKAIAGMKMLERRGIDSTLYLGTARDEDGKMIAHAWLRSGAFYISGAEGMGKFTVVSMFAKKISNTQIEGESYE from the coding sequence ATGAGATTGATATCAAAGCTAAAGTTTATTTTAACACTACATCCAAAAACGATCTTCCTTTTTATTGAAGCACTTTTATTTCTAGGTTGGGCACGAATACTTAAAAAAATGCCTTTCGCAAAAGTGGCACCTTCATTAGGTGATCATATGCACGAAACATCTCACCGATATATTGAGCAGAACAATGAAAGAGTAAAGAATATCTCGCATGCTATCCATATTATGAGTAAGTATACCATTTGGGAAAGCCAGTGCCTTGTCAAAGCCATTGCTGGAATGAAGATGTTAGAAAGACGCGGGATCGATAGTACTCTTTATTTGGGAACAGCAAGAGATGAAGACGGAAAAATGATTGCACATGCATGGCTTCGGAGCGGTGCTTTCTATATTTCAGGTGCAGAAGGGATGGGGAAATTTACTGTCGTCAGTATGTTTGCTAAGAAGATAAGCAATACACAAATTGAAGGGGAAAGTTATGAATAA